The DNA segment TTCAAACGGATCATCGGAGATTATCCAGTAGTGGGTCAAAGCTGTGGAATCTGCAAATCCCTTAGGTGTTGGTGTGAGAATATAAGATGCAAATTGTGCAAAGTTCGTATATTCCTTTCCATCGGTATCCACCACACTCCAGCCCAATCCGAGAGTTCCTTCTAATTGTCCGGGAGGCGGACCATTCTTAAAGACCACTATGTGACTGGAATCCTTCAGTTTATCTGCGTATAGATCCAGATCTTTTTTCTGAATCGAAAATTTAATTTTCAAGATGCGCACTTCGCCGGGGTTCAATACCAGCGGCAAAGTGGTACTATCGATCGTTGACCCTTCTATGGACCTTGCAACGATCCCGGAATTTTCCTTCCCGTAGAAAAGAGGATACAATTTTGCAATGATTGCCTGCTTATCCTGCTTGTTCGAAATTGACATAACGACCTTTGCCTTATCCGGTGTAACGGAAATATCGAACTTGAACACCTGGGCAATAAGTTTTTCGGGTTCGGGAGCAACCAGCAAGTAAATCCCGAAAGCAAGGAAAATCCCCAGCACAATACCAGCCGGAAAAATCAATCGCCTAAAATTCCTTGGCGGTTTAACTGGTGCTGCGACTTGCTTTGCTTCTGGCTCTTGTACTTCGAATGGTTCCAGTGGTTCTAAATTTAGATCATCCATCGCGGCCTCCAATTATCAAACCATTGCCCTATTGCCAAACCCTGGAAGATAATATAGGTGGACATTTAATAAAGAACAAAGGGAAATTACTTCATTAGTCTTAATATAGCTCTTAACATCCGTCTGCTCGACGCCTTGCTTTGGCAGACTGGCGGTAGTGACGATTGTTATGATTTACCAAACATTCTGATATATCAGTTTTTTACGATATTCTATATTTGTAAGACTATTTATTGCTGACTTACTTTAGACTATTTCTTACTTTATATCAGGATAAGAAAGGATCCATATTTATGGAAATTATTGCAACAACAAAAGGTCAGATCGTAATCCCTTCCAAAATACGGTCGAGACTTGGTATTAAAGAAGGAACGCGCATCCAAATTGAGGTAAACGAAAAGGACCAATCCCTCACCCTCACACCGATTACACGGCAGTATATACATTCGATTCGTGGAAAACATAAAGGAATGGGATTGTTAAAAACGTTAATGACCGGAAAGAAAAGAGAACGGGAAATCTGATACCTTCAAACACCAAGAGCGCATTTGCTGTTCGTGCAAAGCAACCAACGCGCGCGCCCCGCCGTAAAAATATTCTTTCATGGTTGTTGTATCCTCCTTATTTTTTTTGGTGAATGCTATCCTAATAGCTATCATTCCTGTGGCATTTAAGCGGGAATCTATAACACTGGATTCTGAAGAACAATGGGGCCAGGTTTTTTTATTGAGACAAAGGATTTTCTTACAAGGCGTGATAGGCTAGCGAGTTGGAAGCATAAAAAAAATCATGTAAATTCACAGTAAGGCTTAGAATTAATTTTGACGATGAATTGCAAGAGCAGCCGCACCAACACTGATCCAAGGAAATATTGCCATTATCTTGTCTGATTTTTCAAGGTTATGTCTTGCACAAAGTAGTCTGATATTTTTTGATGTCAGACTACTTCCACCTTTTGAAAATGGGATAACATGGTCATAGTGAAGATTTTTATTTGAGTTACAAAGTTGACACTTTCCCTTGTCTCGTTTCCATACTTCGACTTTGACATGCGTAGGAATGATCCGATTATGCGGTAATTCGATGTTGCCATGAAGCATAGTTTTTGCAACAGGGAGCAGATGGAATTTAAAGACTTTTCTTTTACCATCAGGCACTTTCTCAACATCAACTAACTCAAAGAAACCTTTATAACACCAAATACCATTTGCAATTTTTTCATATACTTTTATTAGCTCTGCGTTAGGAACAAGACCAGTCTTGTAATCCGTTGCCGCTTTAAAAAATTTTCCGTTCTCTGTCCACGCGCCGGTTTTGGTTGTCATAGGTTGATCTATGGCCTTCGGATCGGGGACAGCTTTTGTTTTCGGATGGTCATGCCCTTCATATAGCAATGCACCCGTTGAGTTATTAATTTGATCCGCATATGGTGCGTTTTTTCTTACTGACATAAGGAAGATTGAATAATTCTTACCAATTCTGTAATTCATTCCTTTTTGCAAATGTGCTTTCTCTGCGTTAATAAGTTCCAAGTAAGATATTATATCATCGGGTTTCATTTTTGGGTTATCTAGAATCACTACCTACATGTAATCCAATAGATCATTGGCAATAATGTACGTTATTTGTTATGGGAGGGCAAGGTTTATTCCACTTCATCGGTTAGATGCAATGAGGTCACGAACATTCTTCCTCACATCCATCCCACCGGCAGAATCTATCCAATGTCGTTTTATCTCGTTTTTTTCACATTGTATTTTGCTGTCGATTCCTTCACGCGGAAACCGATTTCGCGTTTTGGTTTATCGGGAGTATATATAATTTGTCGAATAGCGTCAAAGACCACTTTGAATTGAGCGTCGTATTTCTTTTCCAATTCTTCAAGCTTAACGGCAAGGTCTTTGTGAGTAGAGAGCAATTGTCGTAATTTTACAAATGCCCTCATAATCGTAATATTAACCTGCACAGCTCGTGTGCTGTTTAATACTCCGGAAAGCATGGCAATACCTTGCTCTGTGAAAGCAAAAGGGAGGTACTTGGAATGTTCGCCCCTCTTTAAGGTGCCAAGTTGGTACCTTAAAGCTGTATATTCCTGCGGTGTAAGCTCAAAGAGAAAATCGGATGGTATGTAATGTCTCCCCTACACGCTTCTCGTAAAAATGGTAGCGAGTTATCAGGTGAGAATCAAGGAGAACATCCTGTAGGGACGTATAGCTATACGTCCCTACAAAAGCAATATGCCGTTTATGCAAACAGCCATTTTTTTGCCGCATTTGGCAATTCTTTTTCGACGAACTGCTCCGTGAAATCGCTAACCTGCTTCGCGCAATGACCAAACTACTTCGTGTAATCACCATACTGCTTCGTGCGATCGTCAAACCACTCTGTGTAATCGCCAGAATACTCCGCGTCAACGTAAAATGACTCCGTGTCATTGTCACCTGACATTGTGTCTACGCCAAAGTACTCCGCGCGATTGTAAAACTGCTTCGCGTGATCGTCAGATTGCTCCGCGACGATGTAAACTGTCTTCGCGTCATCGTCGCCTGTCATTTCCTCCTCGTCAAAGCACTCCGCACAGTTATCAAACTACTCCGCGAGAACGTCAAACTGCTTCGCGGCATTGTCTAACTACTCCGCGACTTCATCAGGTGGCTTCGCGTCGATGTTAGATACCATCCTGCCTTTGTCTGTTGTCATTTCGCCGCTGTTAATCGCCATTTCTCTGATATCGACTCTCATTTCACCGTTGTCTATCGCATTTATTCAGCGCCAATTCTCATTCTATCGTAATTAGATTTCTTCCAAAAAGGTTTACTTTTTTCTTCGGACTTTTACCTGAATTTAGATTAGATTGGATCAATAGTATTATCAAAAAGGACTGCATATGCCTATCATAGAATGGAACGACGCCTTTTCTGTTGACATACAAAAAATTGATGAACAGCATAAGAAGTTTTTTTCTCTTGTCAATTTGTTATATGATTCTATTATGCAAGGCAAGGGTGAAGAGGTTGTCGGCTCGGTATTGAATGAGTTGCAGCAATATGTGATATTTCATTTTAAATCCGAAGAGTCCTGGATGAAATTGTATCATTATCCGGATATGAACAAGCACATGCTGGAACATCAAGAGGGGGCACAAAAAATAAACCATCTCGTTCTGGAATATGAACGCGGCAACAAAACTGTTGATATTGAATTATTGAAATTCTTAAGCGAGTGGCTCCAACATCATATTCTCGAAGTCGATAGGAAGTATATTCCCTATTTCCAGGGAAAAATATAGCACGATATTTCTTTTCTTCATGCTCTGTTATACCAGGTATCTCTCAGGATAAGTCTACATCCTTTTTTCTCTGATTCACACACCCCTAAATTGGAATCCATACCATCCCTTAGCAGTTGCACTAAAGTAATGGGTTTGGTACATTGTGCCTGGGAACGCTGTCCTGAT comes from the Ignavibacteriales bacterium genome and includes:
- a CDS encoding bacteriohemerythrin; the encoded protein is MPIIEWNDAFSVDIQKIDEQHKKFFSLVNLLYDSIMQGKGEEVVGSVLNELQQYVIFHFKSEESWMKLYHYPDMNKHMLEHQEGAQKINHLVLEYERGNKTVDIELLKFLSEWLQHHILEVDRKYIPYFQGKI
- a CDS encoding ORF6N domain-containing protein codes for the protein MPSDFLFELTPQEYTALRYQLGTLKRGEHSKYLPFAFTEQGIAMLSGVLNSTRAVQVNITIMRAFVKLRQLLSTHKDLAVKLEELEKKYDAQFKVVFDAIRQIIYTPDKPKREIGFRVKESTAKYNVKKTR
- a CDS encoding AbrB/MazE/SpoVT family DNA-binding domain-containing protein, with protein sequence MEIIATTKGQIVIPSKIRSRLGIKEGTRIQIEVNEKDQSLTLTPITRQYIHSIRGKHKGMGLLKTLMTGKKREREI
- a CDS encoding HNH endonuclease signature motif containing protein yields the protein MKPDDIISYLELINAEKAHLQKGMNYRIGKNYSIFLMSVRKNAPYADQINNSTGALLYEGHDHPKTKAVPDPKAIDQPMTTKTGAWTENGKFFKAATDYKTGLVPNAELIKVYEKIANGIWCYKGFFELVDVEKVPDGKRKVFKFHLLPVAKTMLHGNIELPHNRIIPTHVKVEVWKRDKGKCQLCNSNKNLHYDHVIPFSKGGSSLTSKNIRLLCARHNLEKSDKIMAIFPWISVGAAALAIHRQN